The genomic segment CTCTGGCAGAAATCGCTCGTCGTACTTCAGGCCGCCCTCTCCGTCGTTCTGCTCACTGGCGCAGGACTGCTGACGCGCAGCATGCAGAAGCTCGAGGCGCAGGACTTCGGCTTCCAGACCGATGGACGCGTCAACGTCTCGCTCTATGCGCCCTTCGCGAGCTACTCCCCTGAGAAGCTCAATGTCACCTATCGCGCCCTGCAGGATCGCTTGAAGCAGATTCCCGGCGTGCAGAACGCCGCCCTCGCTCTCTATACGCCACTAACCAACAACTGGGGCATGCCGGTCTTCCGTGCCGGATCACAAACGCCACCGGACCTCTCGCATATGGAGAACTTCCTCGCTTCCTGGGACCGCGTCAGCCCCGGCTATCTCGAAGCCATCGGCCAAACCCTCGTTCGCGGACGCACCATTGGCGAGCAGGACACCGCCGCCACGCGCAACATCGCCGTCGTAGACGAGGCCTTCGTAAAGAAGTATTTCAAGCCCGATGAAGACCCTATCGGCCAGACCTTCGGCGGCGGCGACCCCACGAACGACAAGATGTACGAGATCGTCGGCGTCGTCCGCACCGCCAATTACACCGATCCCACCGGCCACTGGCTCCCGCCCCACTTCTTCGTGCCGCTCACCCAGCACGCCACTTACCACGACAAGATGATGCAGATGATCGATGAACGCAGCCACATCATCGAGTCCGCCGTACTTGTCCTCAGCGGCAGCATGGAAGGCCTCGAGCCGCAGGTGCGCCGCGCGTTCTCTGAGGTCGATCCCAACCTCACGCTGATCCGCGTCCGCTCGATGGAGCAGCAAGTGGCCGACCGCCTCGACCAGTCGCGCACCGTCGCTCAACTCACCGGACTCTTCGGCTTCCTCGCCCTCATCCTCGCCGCCGTCGGCCTCTACGGAGTCACGGCGTACTCCGTCGAACGCCGCACCAGCGAGATCGGCGTGCGCATTGCCCTCGGTGCGGATCGCCTCACTGTCGTGCGAATCGTGCTCAGGGGCGCATTCCTGCAGATCGTCATCGGCCTACTGATCGGAGTACCCGCATCCATCGCCTGCGCCCGCCTTATCGCCGCGCAACTCTACCAGGTAAAGAGCTGGGATCCGCTAGTCCTCTCGGGCTCCGTCCTCGCCCTGGGTGTCTGCGCGCTCATCGCCAGCCTGGTCCCCGCCCGTCGCGCCGCCGCCGTCAATCCCGTAACCGCCCTCCGCGTGGAGTAGCCAGCAAAGAACAGGGCCGGACAAGCTGCCATCACAGCGTGTCCGGCCCTTTCCTAATGCCAAATCTTTTGTCCCTGTCTTTCTAATCCCTAATCCCTACTCCCTGCCGTTATCCTTCTTGCCTCTCCTGAATCAGCCGATCCACCAGCGGAACCAGCTTCTCTCCGCTCCGCGGCAGCACAAATGCTGACGCAGCAGCGTCCCAATCGAGCTTGAAACTCGTCGACAGCGCCGAAATCCATATCTGTCGCACCGGCGTATTCGGCGTGATCACGAACTTCCCTGGTGGCTCGTCAAACAGAACATTTAGCACGCCATGCTGCTCCTCGACCTCAAACCCAGCGTCGTCTTCCTCTTCGCGCTCAATAAGATGGCGTTTAAGCCTGTCCAGTGCAGCCTCTGCGGCCCGGCGAAATTCCTGCTCGTCGATCATGGCCTCAGTTTAGCAAGCACCCCCGCTTGTCACTTTTCTGTCCCCGAATCAACCGCCCGGGCAGAACTGCGCATCTACCCCTTCAGTCCGTTTGCCGGGCGCGAACAAAGGGGAACGGATCGGGTAGTCATGCCAAATCTGTCAGTCTCACAACCCGATGCCACTTCCGGTATCTTCCCTGGTTCCTCCCCGTTTTCTTCCGTTGTT from the Occallatibacter riparius genome contains:
- the cyaY gene encoding iron donor protein CyaY, giving the protein MIDEQEFRRAAEAALDRLKRHLIEREEEDDAGFEVEEQHGVLNVLFDEPPGKFVITPNTPVRQIWISALSTSFKLDWDAAASAFVLPRSGEKLVPLVDRLIQERQEG